One Ochotona princeps isolate mOchPri1 chromosome 29, mOchPri1.hap1, whole genome shotgun sequence genomic region harbors:
- the GLT1D1 gene encoding glycosyltransferase 1 domain-containing protein 1 isoform X2: protein MKMPKRKRKTESWDASSRRPEIDQSADCVHVFLLVCGLRRVKDPLFLVDAFSEWHRDEGDVYLMIVGPEVDPVFTQEVKAIVGRAPGVRLMPELPQDDLHAVVKKCRAVVNSSVSEGMSAAILEAMDLEVPVLARNIPGNAALVKHGVTGLLFSDPEEFVQLAQRLLSDPALEKELVANGKEYVRLCHSCQVERDVYQHLIGKLERNSEE, encoded by the exons AGATTGACCAGAGCGCCGACTGCGTGCATGTATTCCTGCTCGTCTGTGGCTTGCGGCGAGTCAAAGACCCGTTGTTCCTGGTGGACGCCTTTTCAG AGTGGCACCGAGACGAGGGTGACGTGTACCTGATGATTGTGGGCCCGGAA gTGGACCCTGTCTTCACCCAAGAAGTGAAAGCCATTGTGGGCAG GGCCCCCGGGGTGCGGCTCATGCCAGAGCTACCTCAGGATGACCTGCACGCCGTGGTCAAGAAGTGCCGTGCGGTGGTGAACAGCTCTGTGTCAGAGGGCATGTCGGCCGCCATCCTGGAG GCCATGGATTTGGAAGTCCCGGTGTTGGCCAGGAACATCCCTGGGAACGCGGCCCTGGTGAAGCACGGGGTGACCGGCCTGCTGTTTTCAGATCCTGAG GAGTTCGTTCAGCTAGCCCAGAGACTGCTCAGTGACCCTGCGCTGGAGAAGGAGCTCGTGGCCAACGGCAAGGAGTACGTGAGGCTGTGCCACTCATGCCAGGTGGAAAGGGACGTCTACCAACACCTCATCGGGAAACTGGAGAGGAACAGCGAGGAATGA